The genomic region CACCAGCCAGGCCGACAGCACCAAACGCCTTTTTGCCATCACCGACACGGCCGGTTTTGCGACGCTGGCCGCCTCGGAAGGCCAGACTTACCGGCTACTGCTCACCTCCGTCGGCTACAAACCGCTGACGAAGAACATCCGCGTTGCCGCGGCCATGCCCGTGCAGACGCTGACGCTCGAAACGGATAACATTACGCTCAAAGGCGTGACCGTGACGGCCCCTAAACCGCTCGTCCGGCAGGAAGACGACAAGACCGTCGTGGACCCCGAACCCATCGCCGCCACCAGCACCAGCGCCTACGAGATCATGGAGAAAACGCCGGGCGTTTTTCTGGACCCCGACGGCAACGTCTACCTCAGCAGCACCAGCCCGGCGACCATCTACATCAACGGCCGGGAGCAGAAAATGAGCGCCGCCGACGTGGCGTCGATGCTCAAAAGCCTGCCGCCCAACGCCATCGCCCGAATCGAAATCCTCCGCACGCCTTCGGCCCGGTACGACGCCAGCGGCAGCGGCGGGGTGGTCAATATCATCCTCAAAAAAGGCGTCAGCCTCGGCCTGACCGGCTCAGCCAATGCGGGCTTCAATCAGGGGCGCTACGGCAATCAGTTTGCGGGCGTCAACCTGAGCAAGAGCCAGGGCGGCCGCAGTTCGTACCTGAACCTGAATTACACCCGCCGCAACAACTACGAGGAAGTACAGACGAGCCGGGCCTTCTCGCCCGATACGGTGCTGAACCAGAACGCCCTGACGACCTACCCGGCCAACACCTACTACCTGGGCTACGGCCTCGGCTACGAGCTTTCGCCCAAATGGGACCTCGACTTCGACGGCCGCGTCAGCCTGAATGGGGCCAATTCGGATTCGGAGAACGAAAACATCATCCGCCAGATCAGCACAGGCAAACTGATTACCAACAACCTGAACACGGTGGATAACCGGGGCCGGAACGTATCGTTCAGTCAGGATATTTCGACGCGGTACAAAATCGACTCGCTGGGCTCGGAGGTGACTACCAACTGGTCGTACAACTACCTCGGCAACCGAACGGAGCAGGTGTTCGGAACGCAGTACCTCCTGCCGGACCGCGCGCCCACCACCGGCGAGGGCACCATCGACAACGGCCGCCACCTGCTGGCCGGTCAGGTGGATTACCGGCAGAAACTCGCCCCGCGGTTTACGCTCGAAGCGGGTCTGAAAAGCACGTACCAGACGTTTGACAGCCGGACGAACTACTTCACCGGCGCCGCGCGCACGCCCGACCGCTTCCGGACCAACACCTTTGATTACCGCGAAAACATCAACGCGGCTTACCTCCAGGGCTCGCAGACCTTCGGGTCGTTTGTGCTGAAAGCGGGCGTCCGGCTGGAAAACACGAACATGTACGGCCACCAGCGCATCCCGACCGACACGACGTTCCGGATCAACCGGACGGACCTGTTCCCGTACGTGTACCTGAGCCGCAAAATCGCCCGGATCGCCAATTTCGACCTGAAGAGTTACCTGATCTACCGCCGGTCCATCACCCGCCCGGCCTACGAGTACCTGAATCCGTCGCCGCGCTACGTGGACCAGTACCTGAACGAAATCGGGAATCCGGCCCTGCGGCCGCAGTTTACCGAAACGTTTGAGGCGAACATCAGCGTGGAAGACCGCCCGCTGTTTGCCATCGGCCGCAACAACACCCGCGATATTTTCACGAACGTCATTTACCAGAACCCCGACGACCGGCGCCTCGCTTACCGGACCTACGACAACCTGGGGTCAAATCGCGAGACGTATTTCCGCCTGCTGGCCGGGATTCCGCCGATCGGACGGTATTTTTTCGTGGTGGGTTCGCAGTACAACCATAACGAGTACGAAGGGTCTTACGAAGGCAAGCCGCTGAGCTTCAGCCGGGGAAGCTGGACATTTTTCACCTACCATTCGCTGAAGATCGACAGCCGTTCGACGTTCACGCTCAACGGGTTTATCCGCACCCGCGGCCAGTTGCAGTTTTACGAACTCAGCAATTTCGGTATGCTGAACGTCAGTCTGAACCGCAAATTCATGAAAGACAAGCTGTTGCTGACACTGACGGGCAACGATATTTTCTTCACGAACTTCTACCGTTTCAACATCCAGCAGGGCACCGTGACGGCCTCCGGGCTCCGGCGCAACGACACCCGGCGCATCGGCCTGACGCTGCGCTACAACTTCGGCATCCGGAAGCGGGAAGAGCGGGTCAATATGTTCAATGTAGATGTCCCCTAAGTATCCCCGGGCTTTAGCCCGGGAGAACGCTCTATAGAAAATTTTTCTATTCAGTCTATAAAAAAGAAGCCCGGACACAACCGGGCTTCTTTCAATTTTATCCTTTCCTGGGCTTCAGCCCGGGGATACTATCGCAGATCCACCACTTCTACGCCCGGGTACTTCGACTTGTCGAAGCTGAAATAGGCGTCGGTCACTTTCGGGTTCGGCGTAAACTTGGTGATGGTGTAGCTGGTAATCTTGCCCGCTTTGTCGGTAATCTTCCAGCTTTTCACCGATTTGTCTTTTTTGTTGACGGCAATCTGCACTTTGGCGACCTGGGTGTTCTTCTTTTCCGGGGTCAGTTCGATCACTTCGACCGGCAGTCCGCCCTGTTTCTGTTCGCCAATGTATTTGTAATTGTAGCCGTTCTTG from Tellurirhabdus rosea harbors:
- a CDS encoding outer membrane beta-barrel protein, which codes for MQEVSRQPVVGATLRLTSQADSTKRLFAITDTAGFATLAASEGQTYRLLLTSVGYKPLTKNIRVAAAMPVQTLTLETDNITLKGVTVTAPKPLVRQEDDKTVVDPEPIAATSTSAYEIMEKTPGVFLDPDGNVYLSSTSPATIYINGREQKMSAADVASMLKSLPPNAIARIEILRTPSARYDASGSGGVVNIILKKGVSLGLTGSANAGFNQGRYGNQFAGVNLSKSQGGRSSYLNLNYTRRNNYEEVQTSRAFSPDTVLNQNALTTYPANTYYLGYGLGYELSPKWDLDFDGRVSLNGANSDSENENIIRQISTGKLITNNLNTVDNRGRNVSFSQDISTRYKIDSLGSEVTTNWSYNYLGNRTEQVFGTQYLLPDRAPTTGEGTIDNGRHLLAGQVDYRQKLAPRFTLEAGLKSTYQTFDSRTNYFTGAARTPDRFRTNTFDYRENINAAYLQGSQTFGSFVLKAGVRLENTNMYGHQRIPTDTTFRINRTDLFPYVYLSRKIARIANFDLKSYLIYRRSITRPAYEYLNPSPRYVDQYLNEIGNPALRPQFTETFEANISVEDRPLFAIGRNNTRDIFTNVIYQNPDDRRLAYRTYDNLGSNRETYFRLLAGIPPIGRYFFVVGSQYNHNEYEGSYEGKPLSFSRGSWTFFTYHSLKIDSRSTFTLNGFIRTRGQLQFYELSNFGMLNVSLNRKFMKDKLLLTLTGNDIFFTNFYRFNIQQGTVTASGLRRNDTRRIGLTLRYNFGIRKREERVNMFNVDVP